One genomic window of Coffea eugenioides isolate CCC68of chromosome 1, Ceug_1.0, whole genome shotgun sequence includes the following:
- the LOC113780498 gene encoding transcription factor bHLH90-like isoform X1 has product MLQQQKGTKSSSCSSKTIRGTSQQGQAPDRYKEVFERFKDMAALDQALERLRVLVKNNVWDYCIVWKLGDDPSSFIEWRGCCCSGGNWLENVKEESGKDQYLFAQCRDGDFKHPIRTKACEKLAKFPLSIPLYSGRIHGEVVMSNQARWHVNSNNTSSDEAIGTQVLVPVAGGLIELFSTNLVQENQQIIDFILAQYVPVELETMASHRRTQLNAAEPPHKPFLDDCFNNLPASVCHMIPVPNLQYPTFIPNSSNHPSFEGSSISSDLPKDYQLLNVCSGSASCSTSPEKSSGRHPGNLDSRRMKDPSCGFGSAKWAAETNENLRGRNKTERDNYHSKNLITERNRRHRINHGLLTLRSLVPNISKMDKASTLADAYDYIQELQKSVEEYQGKLRDLAEQEANMYSSEQEVPKPCREIQRTDYQPTIEQGDSRRHSSTNDKKQGKVKIEVSQIGTRDFLVKIICTQKRGGFLRLMQAMDSFGLQVTDANVTTSNGLVLNVLKAEAFSEEIQPTTLKNSLMELFLQDGQGKIQLA; this is encoded by the exons ATGCTTCAACAACAGAAGGGTACTAAGAGCAGCAGCTGCAGCAGCAAAACCATCAGAGGCACCAGCCAGCAGGGGCAAGCCCCAGATAGATACAAAGAAGTGTTCGAAAGGTTCAAGGACATGGCAGCTTTGGACCAGGCACTGGAGCGTCTAAGGGTCCTTGTTAAGAACAATGTATGGGACTATTGTATTGTCTGGAAATTGGGAGATGACCCTTCAAG TTTCATTGAATGGAGAGGTTGCTGTTGCAGTGGTGGGAATTGGCTCGAGAATGTGAAAGAGGAAAGTGGCAAAGATCAGTATTTGTTTGCTCAATGCAGGGATGGAGATTTTAAGCATCCAATAAGAACCAAGGCTTGTGAAAAACTCGCCAAATTTCCTTTATCAATACCACTGTACTCTGG CAGGATTCATGGGGAAGTAGTAATGTCAAATCAAGCAAGGTGGCACGTGAATTCCAACAACACTTCTTCGGATGAAGC GATTGGAACCCAAGTTTTAGTACCAGTTGCGGGTGGTTTGATTGAACTCTTCAGCACAAACCTG GTACAGGAAAATCAACAGATAATTGATTTTATCTTGGCTCAGTACGTTCCTGTTGAACTGGAAACCATGGCTTCTCATCGGCGTACACAATTAAATGCCGCAGAACCACCGCACAAACCGTTTCTTGATGATTGCTTCAATAACTTGCCAGCATCTGTTTGCCACATGATACCTGTCCCTAATCTTCAGTATCCTACCTTTATACCCAATTCGAGCAATCATCCTAGCTTTGAAGGATCTTCCATCAGTTCCGATCTCCCAAAGGATTACCAACTGCTTAATGTATGTTCAGGTTCAGCATCTTGTTCCACTTCACCTGAAAAATCGAGTGGAAGACATCCAGGAAATTTGGATTCAAGAAGAATGAAAGATCCTAGTTGTGGTTTTGGAAGTGCTAAATGGGCTGCTGAGACAAATGAAAATCTGAGAGGCAGAAACAAGACAGAAAGAGACAATTACCACTCCAAGAACCTCATAACAGAGAGGAATAGAAGGCACAGGATAAACCATGGTCTCTTAACTCTTCGTTCATTAGTTCCCAATATTTCCAAG ATGGATAAAGCTTCAACGCTTGCGGATGCATATGATTACATACAAGAGTTGCAGAAAAGTGTGGAAGAGTATCAAGGTAAACTCCGAGATTTGGCAGAGCAGGAGGCCAACATGTACAGTTCAGAACAAGAGGTCCCAAAGCCGTGCAGAGAAATTCAAAGAACTGATTATCAACCAACAATTGAGCAAGGTGACAGCAGACGCCATTCCAGCACCAATGACAAAAAACAAGGGAAG GTGAAAATTGAAGTGAGCCAGATTGGCACAAGGGATTTCTTGGTGAAGATCATATGCACACAAAAAAGAGGTGGCTTTTTGAGGTTAATGCAGGCTATGGATTCTTTTGGACTTCAAGTGACTGATGCCAATGTCACAACTTCTAATGGCTTGGTCTTGAACGTTCTCAAAGCAGAG GCTTTCAGCGAGGAAATCCAGCCGACGACTCTGAAGAATTCATTAATGGAGTTGTTTCTTCAAGATGGCCAAGGAAAAATACAGCTGGCCTGA
- the LOC113780498 gene encoding transcription factor bHLH90-like isoform X2: MLQQQKGTKSSSCSSKTIRGTSQQGQAPDRYKEVFERFKDMAALDQALERLRVLVKNNVWDYCIVWKLGDDPSSFIEWRGCCCSGGNWLENVKEESGKDQYLFAQCRDGDFKHPIRTKACEKLAKFPLSIPLYSGIHGEVVMSNQARWHVNSNNTSSDEAIGTQVLVPVAGGLIELFSTNLVQENQQIIDFILAQYVPVELETMASHRRTQLNAAEPPHKPFLDDCFNNLPASVCHMIPVPNLQYPTFIPNSSNHPSFEGSSISSDLPKDYQLLNVCSGSASCSTSPEKSSGRHPGNLDSRRMKDPSCGFGSAKWAAETNENLRGRNKTERDNYHSKNLITERNRRHRINHGLLTLRSLVPNISKMDKASTLADAYDYIQELQKSVEEYQGKLRDLAEQEANMYSSEQEVPKPCREIQRTDYQPTIEQGDSRRHSSTNDKKQGKVKIEVSQIGTRDFLVKIICTQKRGGFLRLMQAMDSFGLQVTDANVTTSNGLVLNVLKAEAFSEEIQPTTLKNSLMELFLQDGQGKIQLA, translated from the exons ATGCTTCAACAACAGAAGGGTACTAAGAGCAGCAGCTGCAGCAGCAAAACCATCAGAGGCACCAGCCAGCAGGGGCAAGCCCCAGATAGATACAAAGAAGTGTTCGAAAGGTTCAAGGACATGGCAGCTTTGGACCAGGCACTGGAGCGTCTAAGGGTCCTTGTTAAGAACAATGTATGGGACTATTGTATTGTCTGGAAATTGGGAGATGACCCTTCAAG TTTCATTGAATGGAGAGGTTGCTGTTGCAGTGGTGGGAATTGGCTCGAGAATGTGAAAGAGGAAAGTGGCAAAGATCAGTATTTGTTTGCTCAATGCAGGGATGGAGATTTTAAGCATCCAATAAGAACCAAGGCTTGTGAAAAACTCGCCAAATTTCCTTTATCAATACCACTGTACTCTGG GATTCATGGGGAAGTAGTAATGTCAAATCAAGCAAGGTGGCACGTGAATTCCAACAACACTTCTTCGGATGAAGC GATTGGAACCCAAGTTTTAGTACCAGTTGCGGGTGGTTTGATTGAACTCTTCAGCACAAACCTG GTACAGGAAAATCAACAGATAATTGATTTTATCTTGGCTCAGTACGTTCCTGTTGAACTGGAAACCATGGCTTCTCATCGGCGTACACAATTAAATGCCGCAGAACCACCGCACAAACCGTTTCTTGATGATTGCTTCAATAACTTGCCAGCATCTGTTTGCCACATGATACCTGTCCCTAATCTTCAGTATCCTACCTTTATACCCAATTCGAGCAATCATCCTAGCTTTGAAGGATCTTCCATCAGTTCCGATCTCCCAAAGGATTACCAACTGCTTAATGTATGTTCAGGTTCAGCATCTTGTTCCACTTCACCTGAAAAATCGAGTGGAAGACATCCAGGAAATTTGGATTCAAGAAGAATGAAAGATCCTAGTTGTGGTTTTGGAAGTGCTAAATGGGCTGCTGAGACAAATGAAAATCTGAGAGGCAGAAACAAGACAGAAAGAGACAATTACCACTCCAAGAACCTCATAACAGAGAGGAATAGAAGGCACAGGATAAACCATGGTCTCTTAACTCTTCGTTCATTAGTTCCCAATATTTCCAAG ATGGATAAAGCTTCAACGCTTGCGGATGCATATGATTACATACAAGAGTTGCAGAAAAGTGTGGAAGAGTATCAAGGTAAACTCCGAGATTTGGCAGAGCAGGAGGCCAACATGTACAGTTCAGAACAAGAGGTCCCAAAGCCGTGCAGAGAAATTCAAAGAACTGATTATCAACCAACAATTGAGCAAGGTGACAGCAGACGCCATTCCAGCACCAATGACAAAAAACAAGGGAAG GTGAAAATTGAAGTGAGCCAGATTGGCACAAGGGATTTCTTGGTGAAGATCATATGCACACAAAAAAGAGGTGGCTTTTTGAGGTTAATGCAGGCTATGGATTCTTTTGGACTTCAAGTGACTGATGCCAATGTCACAACTTCTAATGGCTTGGTCTTGAACGTTCTCAAAGCAGAG GCTTTCAGCGAGGAAATCCAGCCGACGACTCTGAAGAATTCATTAATGGAGTTGTTTCTTCAAGATGGCCAAGGAAAAATACAGCTGGCCTGA
- the LOC113783796 gene encoding uncharacterized protein LOC113783796, with protein sequence MASMPLRIASNSVSSLLNLTFDGPCRLASNSGFYGLPDQPLNNIPLSTSASANRRTRRFLSQVPLHATNAPNRETIKSQSSLSFDVVIIGAGIIGLTIARQFLLFSDLSVAILDAAVPCAGATGAGQGYIWRINKTPGAEKWELASRSHQLWVNLAESLQHQGLNPLQILGWMKTGSLLVGKTKEESTLLKAKVKQLCDAGLEAVFLSNQDLLLKEPALVLGKEGTAAYLPDDCQLDARCAVAFLEKENRHFATEGRYAEFYHEPATYLLRSGSSGEVDAVQTSKNTIFSKKAVVMAAGCWTGTLMHELIKSTNIKLDIPVKPRKGHLLVVENFNSFKLNHGLMEAGYVNHQSASLPSTASHKRPLYDAQATSVSMTATMDTSGNLILGSSRQLLGFNVDVDESIINRIWQRAAEFFPALTEKSLDELKKNRAVRVGLRPYMPDGKPVIGPVPGWSNFYIAAGHEGEGLTLALGTAEMIVDMVLGNPGKVDPKPYAVDRCCT encoded by the exons ATGGCTTCGATGCCTCTAAGAATCGCCTCAAACTCCGTTTCGAGTCTTCTAAATCTAACATTTGATGGCCCTTGTCGTTTAGCTTCGAATTCAGGTTTTTATGGTCTTCCGGACCAGCCGCTGAATAATATACCTCTGTCAACTTCAGCTTCAGCTAATAGAAGGACTCGTAGATTTCTGTCCCAAGTTCCGCTCCATGCTACCAATGCGCCCAACCGGGAAACTATTAAGTCCCAATCCTCCCTTTCCTTCGACGTCGTCATCATTGGCGCCGGAATCATCGGGTTGACCATCGCCCGACAGTTCCTCCTCTTTTCGGATCTCTCCGTCGCCATACTTGATGCTGCCGTCCCTTGTGCCGGTGCCACTGGAGCTG GGCAGGGGTACATATGGAGGATAAACAAGACACCTGGAGCTGAAAAATGGGAGCTAGCATCTAGAAGCCATCAATTGTGGGTTAATCTGGCTGAGAGCTTGCAACATCAGGGCTTGAATCCTTTGCAGATTCTTGGATGGATGAAGACTG GAAGTTTATTGGTTGGTAAAACGAAGGAGGAATCTACCTTGTTGAAGGCGAAGGTGAAGCAACTATGTGATGCTGGGTTGGAGGCAGTGTTCTTGTCCAACCAAGATTTGCTGTTGAAAGAACCTGCGCTTGTGCTCGGAAAGGAAGGTACGGCGGCTTATTTACCTGATGACTGCCAATTAGATGCTCGATGTGCAGTTGCATTCCTTGAGAAG GAGAACAGGCATTTTGCCACTGAAGGGAGATATGCTGAATTTTATCATGAGCCTGCAACCTATTTGTTGAG ATCTGGCAGCAGTGGAGAGGTTGATGCTGTTCAGACTTCGAAGAATACAATTTTCAGCAAGAAGGCTGTTGTTATGGCAGCTGGTTGTTGGACTGGAACTCTGATGCATGAGTTGATTAAGAGTACAAACATTAAATTGGATATCCCCGTAAAGCCTCGAAAG GGCCACCTGCTTGTGGTTGAGAATTTTAATTCCTTCAAACTAAATCATGGTCTCATGGAGGCCGGATATGTTAATCACCAATCTGCATCTCTGCCATCCACTGCTTCTCATAAAAGACCCCTCTATGATGCCCAGGCTACATCTGTCTCAATGACAGCCACTATGGATACCTCAGGAAACCTAATTCTCG GAAGCAGCCGGCAGCTTTTAGGGTTCAATGTGGACGTAGATGAGTCCATCATCAACCGCATTTGGCAGAGGGCTGCAGAGTTCTTTCCTGCATTGACAGAAAAATCTCTGGATGAGTTGAAGAAAAATAGAGCAGTGAGAGTTGGACTAAGACCTTACA TGCCTGATGGGAAACCAGTGATTGGACCTGTTCCTGGATGGTCAAACTTCTATATTGCTGCAGGGCATGAAGGTGAAGGACTAACATTG GCTCTAGGGACTGCTGAAATGATTGTTGATATGGTGTTGGGCAATCCTGGGAAGGTTGATCCCAAACCGTATGCTGTGGATCGGTGTTGTACATGA
- the LOC113774194 gene encoding uncharacterized protein LOC113774194 produces MEVMFTPFREPGCNPRFMRMYCCLGPLKKGFKDGCRPILCLDGCHIKGRYPGQLLTAIAVDPNNGFWPVAWAAVEKEATEQWRWFLTLLSGDLEIQNQGHYTFMSDQQKGLDRALAEVLPNSEHRYCVQHMYRNFKKKHPGLGLKDRLWHIASTTTVEHFNQALDDLEAYDKEAHAWVKKGPHPRHWCKAFFSKHTQCDMLVNNLCESFNAHILEARDQPIISMMEAIREYLMERIQKRRAAMEKYKLDGGPLIREIVEERVKRAAQWEITWNSGSGYQAKGPRGAQFAVDLDKNECTCNLWALSGIPCSHAIAALHRAKKDPYKMLAKCYHREVFFTIYDNVLQPINGDIQWPQSNMLELDPPASVTQPGKLKKARKRDVTEGKDHGKRLRKRVVIHCRKCGGIGHNAKTCKNPPKSSTEQQPSQQPPPTGQPCNQQQHEAPTKRQRVSKNQGQRNQQKTQQQPTHQPQSQPSQQPPTHQPQSQQSTSRPPVHRHKRSTSKRPLTEADKGFINLNYAYLGKDPPFNVGNWQGKR; encoded by the exons ATGGAGGTTATGTTCACTCCATTTAGAGAACCTGGATGTAATCCAAGGTTCATGAGGATGTACTGCTGCCTTGGCCCACTGAAGAAAGGCTTTAAAGATGGGTGCAGACCTATTTTGTGTTTGGATGGATGTCATATTAAAGGTAGATACCCAGGCCAGCTGTTGACAGCTATTGCAGTGGATCCCAACAATGGCTTTTGGCCAGTTGCATGGGCAGCTGTTGAAAAGGAGGCCACGGAGCAATGGAGATGGTTCCTAACCCTCTTGAGTGGCGACCTGGAAATACAGAACCAGGGACATTATACTTTCATGTCTGACCAGCAGAAG GGACTGGACAGAGCACTCGCAGAGGTTCTACCAAATTCTGAACACAGATACTGTGTTCAACACATGTATAGgaatttcaagaagaaacaTCCAGGATTAGGTTTAAAGGATCGATTGTGGCATATAGCAAGCACCACAACAGTTGAACATTTCAACCAAGCCTTGGATGACCTTGAAGCCTATGACAAAGAAGCACATGCATGGGTGAAGAAGGGACCACACCCTCGACATTGGTGTAAGGCCTTTTTTTCCAAACATACACAGTGTGATATGTTGGTTAATAACCTGTGTGAATCATTTAATGCCCATATTTTAGAGGCTAGGGACCAGCCTATTATTTCTATGATGGAGGCTATTAGGGAATACCTGATGGAAAGGATCCAAAAGAGAAGGGCAGCAATGGAAAAATACAAGTTAGATGGTGGACCACTCATTAGAGAAATTGTGGAAGAAAGGGTCAAACGTGCAGCACAATGGGAAATAACATGGAATTCTGGCTCAGGTTATCAAGCAAAAGGGCCACGGGGAGCCCAATTTGCTGTTGACCTTGACAAAAATGAGTGCACCTGCAATTTGTGGGCCTTGAGTGGCATTCCATGTTCCCATGCAATTGCTGCTCTACATAGAGCTAAAAAGGATCCCTACAAAATGTTGGCTAAATGCTATCATAGGGAGGTATTTTTTACCATCTATGATAATGTGTTGCAGCCTATTAATGGAGATATTCAGTGGCCACAGTCAAACATGCTGGAGTTGGACCCACCAGCAAGTGTCACTCAACCTGGTAAGCTAAAGAAAGCTAGAAAGAGAGATGTTACAGAAGGAAAAGATCATGGCAAAAGGTTGCGAAAGAGGGTTGTAATCCACTGTAGAAAGTGTGGAGGGATTGGACATAATGCTAAAACTTGCAAGAATCCTCCTAAGTCATCTACTGAACAGCAACCTTCTCAACAACCACCACCTACTGGACAACCATGTAATCAGCAGCAGCACGAAGCACCAACAAAAAGACAACGT GTAAGCAAGAATCAGGGACAAAGAAATCAGCAAAAAACTCAGCAGCAGCCAACACATCAACCTCAGTCCCAGCCTTCTCAGCAGCCACCAACACATCAACCTCAGTCCCAGCaatccacctcaagaccacCAGTTCATAGGCACAAGAGAAGTACATCAAAAAGGCCACTGACAGAAGCAGACAAAGGTTTTATTAATCTCAACTATGCTTATTTGGGTAAAGATCCACCTTTCAATGTTGGAAACTGGCAAGGGAAGAGGTga
- the LOC113761605 gene encoding ferredoxin-2, mitochondrial, with product MAIAALQRLASQVSKSPSLSLCSRAIINRSSASLSSSPSAKVADRIVKLSVVDPDGIKREVVGLSGQTLLKALANHGLIDPASHRLEEIDACSAECEVHIAQEWLEKLPPPTYDEQYVLKRNSRVRVLNKHSRLGCQVVLTPELQGMVVALPEPKPWDIP from the coding sequence ATGGCGATCGCAGCTCTGCAGAGACTCGCTTCTCAGGTCTCCAAAAGCCCCTCCTTATCCCTTTGCTCCAGAGCCATAATCAACCGCTCTTCCGCCTCCCTTTCCTCATCCCCCTCAGCTAAGGTTGCGGATCGCATCGTCAAGCTTTCCGTAGTCGATCCGGACGGCATTAAGCGAGAAGTAGTCGGTCTCTCGGGTCAAACTCTCCTAAAAGCTTTGGCTAACCACGGCTTAATCGACCCGGCTTCCCACCGGCTTGAGGAGATTGACGCTTGCTCGGCTGAGTGCGAGGTCCACATCGCTCAGGAGTGGCTCGAGAAGCTGCCGCCTCCTACTTATGACGAGCAGTATGTGCTGAAGAGGAATTCtcgggttagggttttgaacaAACACTCTCGGCTTGGATGTCAGGTGGTTCTCACCCCTGAGCTTCAGGGGATGGTCGTTGCTTTGCCGGAGCCCAAGCCATGGGATATTCCGTAA